From a region of the Pectobacterium aquaticum genome:
- the putP gene encoding sodium/proline symporter PutP — protein MTISTPMLVTFLVYIFGMVLIGLFAYRATNNFGDYILGGRRMGSVVTALSAGASDMSGWLLMGLPGAIFISGISESWIAIGLTLGAYLNWKWVAGRLRVHTEINHNALTLPDYFTHRFEDNSKLLRVISALVILIFFTIYCASGIVAGARLFESTFGMSYGTALWAGAAATIAYTFIGGFLAVSWTDTVQASLMIFALILTPVIAILSLGGIDSSLMVIEAKNPANLDMFKGLNFVAIISLMGWGLGYFGQPHILARFMAADSHHTIHNARRISMTWMILCLAGAVTVGFFGIAYFHNNPDQAGNVTQNSERVFIELSMLLFNPWIAGVLLSAILAAVMSTLSCQLLVCSSAITEDLYKPFLRKNASQKELVWVGRAMVLLVAIIAIALSLNPENRVLGLVSYAWAGFGAAFGPVILISLLWPRMTRNGALLGMIVGAATVLIWKQYAWLGLYEIIPGFIFNSLTIFIVSLLGKAPSKAITDRFNQAEAEYKSV, from the coding sequence ATGACAATAAGCACACCCATGCTGGTGACGTTTCTGGTGTATATTTTCGGGATGGTCCTCATCGGCCTGTTTGCCTACCGCGCCACCAATAACTTTGGCGATTACATTCTAGGCGGGCGCCGGATGGGAAGCGTGGTTACCGCGCTGTCGGCTGGCGCGTCTGACATGAGCGGCTGGCTGTTGATGGGGTTACCAGGTGCCATTTTCATTTCCGGCATTTCTGAAAGCTGGATCGCGATCGGCCTAACGTTAGGCGCGTACCTGAACTGGAAATGGGTCGCCGGACGTCTGCGCGTACACACCGAAATCAACCACAACGCACTTACGCTACCCGACTATTTCACCCACCGCTTTGAAGATAACAGCAAATTACTGCGTGTCATCTCCGCGTTAGTCATCCTGATTTTCTTCACCATCTATTGTGCATCCGGCATAGTTGCAGGGGCTCGTCTGTTTGAAAGCACCTTTGGCATGAGCTATGGCACCGCATTATGGGCAGGCGCAGCGGCCACCATCGCTTATACCTTTATCGGCGGCTTTCTGGCGGTAAGCTGGACGGATACCGTTCAGGCCAGCCTGATGATTTTCGCCCTGATCCTAACACCAGTGATCGCCATCCTGTCCCTTGGGGGAATCGATAGCTCGCTGATGGTAATTGAAGCGAAAAATCCGGCCAATCTGGATATGTTCAAAGGGCTGAATTTTGTCGCCATTATCTCGCTGATGGGCTGGGGTCTCGGCTATTTCGGCCAGCCACACATTCTGGCGCGCTTTATGGCTGCGGATTCACACCACACGATCCACAACGCGCGCCGTATCAGTATGACCTGGATGATTCTTTGTCTGGCCGGTGCCGTAACAGTCGGCTTCTTCGGCATCGCCTACTTCCACAATAATCCGGATCAGGCGGGCAATGTGACGCAAAACAGCGAGCGTGTCTTTATCGAGCTGTCAATGCTGCTGTTCAACCCGTGGATTGCCGGCGTGCTGCTGTCAGCGATTCTTGCTGCCGTGATGAGTACGCTGAGTTGCCAGTTGCTGGTCTGTTCCAGTGCCATCACCGAAGATTTATACAAGCCGTTCCTGCGCAAAAATGCCAGCCAGAAAGAGCTGGTCTGGGTGGGCCGCGCCATGGTGCTGTTAGTGGCTATCATCGCTATCGCGCTGTCTCTTAACCCTGAAAACCGCGTACTGGGTTTGGTGAGCTATGCCTGGGCAGGCTTCGGTGCCGCATTCGGGCCAGTGATTTTGATTTCTCTGCTGTGGCCGCGTATGACGCGCAACGGCGCACTACTCGGTATGATCGTGGGGGCGGCCACTGTGCTAATCTGGAAACAGTACGCTTGGCTGGGTCTGTATGAGATCATCCCCGGCTTCATCTTCAACAGTCTGACTATTTTCATCGTCAGCCTGCTGGGTAAAGCGCCATCAAAAGCGATTACCGACCGCTTCAATCAGGCGGAAGCAGAATACAAGTCCGTTTGA
- the ppiC gene encoding peptidylprolyl isomerase PpiC: MANTAAALHILVDTEQEANDILAQLEKGADFQKLAQKHSTCPSKRNGGDLGEFRKGDMVPAFDKAVFSCELLKPFGPVKTQFGYHVIKVLYRN, translated from the coding sequence ATGGCAAATACCGCAGCAGCCCTACATATCTTGGTAGACACTGAGCAGGAAGCTAATGACATTCTTGCGCAACTGGAAAAAGGTGCAGACTTCCAGAAACTGGCACAGAAGCACTCAACCTGCCCGTCAAAACGCAACGGCGGCGATTTAGGTGAGTTTCGTAAAGGCGACATGGTGCCAGCGTTCGATAAGGCAGTGTTTTCCTGCGAATTGCTGAAACCGTTTGGTCCAGTGAAAACCCAGTTTGGCTACCATGTGATCAAAGTGCTTTACCGCAATTAA
- the ilvY gene encoding HTH-type transcriptional activator IlvY yields the protein MDLRDLKLFLHLAESRHFGRTAKAMHISPSTLSRQIQRLEEDLGQTLFLRDNRTVQLTDAGEHLKLFAQQTLLQYQQLRHTIDQHGPSLSGELRIFCSVTAAYSHLPPILDRFRALHPLVEIKLTTGDAADAVEKIQSNDGDLGIAGRPEALPASVDFMPLDKLPLALIIPALPCPVQSLVRQADPDWSQVPFILPEHGPVRKRIDLWFRRNHITNPQIYATISGHEAMVSMVALGCGIALIPNVVLENSPEPVRNRVSVFVEQVMEPLELGVCVQKKRLSEPLIAAFWDILQDTP from the coding sequence ATGGATTTACGTGATCTCAAATTATTCCTGCACCTCGCAGAAAGCCGGCACTTTGGCCGTACCGCCAAGGCGATGCACATCAGCCCGTCCACGCTGTCGCGGCAAATTCAGCGGCTGGAAGAGGATTTAGGGCAGACGCTGTTTCTGCGTGATAACCGTACCGTACAGCTCACCGATGCCGGAGAGCACCTAAAGCTGTTCGCCCAGCAAACGTTGCTGCAATACCAGCAGCTACGCCACACGATAGACCAGCATGGGCCGTCATTAAGCGGCGAGCTGCGGATCTTCTGTTCCGTCACCGCCGCCTACAGCCACCTACCGCCGATTCTGGATCGCTTTCGGGCGCTGCACCCGCTGGTAGAAATTAAGCTGACAACCGGCGATGCCGCCGATGCCGTGGAGAAAATCCAGTCGAATGATGGAGACTTGGGGATTGCAGGACGCCCGGAAGCGTTGCCTGCGAGCGTTGACTTCATGCCGCTCGATAAGCTGCCTCTAGCGTTGATTATCCCGGCACTTCCCTGCCCTGTGCAGTCGCTGGTGCGGCAAGCAGATCCAGACTGGTCGCAGGTTCCGTTCATCCTGCCGGAACACGGCCCAGTACGTAAGCGCATCGATCTGTGGTTCCGACGCAACCACATCACCAATCCGCAAATTTACGCCACCATCTCTGGGCATGAAGCGATGGTATCGATGGTCGCGCTAGGCTGCGGCATCGCGCTGATTCCCAACGTCGTGCTGGAGAACAGCCCGGAACCGGTACGCAACCGCGTTTCTGTCTTTGTCGAACAGGTGATGGAGCCGCTAGAACTCGGCGTGTGCGTACAGAAAAAACGGCTTAGCGAACCGCTGATTGCCGCCTTTTGGGACATATTACAGGACACGCCATGA
- the rep gene encoding DNA helicase Rep: MRLNPSQQHAVEFVTGPCLVLAGAGSGKTRVITNKIAHLIRQCGYQAKHIAAVTFTNKAAREMKERVAQTLGRKETRGLMIATFHTLGLEIIKREYVALGMKSNFSLFDDQDQMALLKELTEQWLENDKVLLQQLISTISNWKNDLIDPAGAAATARSERDKLFVHCYSLYHDHLRACNVLDFDDLILLPTLLLKQNAEVRERWQNRLRYLLVDEYQDTNTSQYELIKLLVGTRARFTVVGDDDQSIYSWRGARPQNLVLLQQDFPALDVIKLEQNYRSSGRILKAANILIANNPHVFEKRLFSELGYGDELKVITANNEDHEAERVVGELIAHHFIKKTQYGDYAILYRGNHQSRLFEKMLMQNRIPYRISGGTSFFSRPEIKDLLAYLRVLTNPDDDSAFLRIVNTPKREIGPATMKKLGEWAGQRNKGLFSASFDLGLSQSLTGRGLESLQRFTQWLAEIARLAEREPVAAVRDLIHGLDYESWLYETSPSPKAAEMRMKNVNQLFSWMTEMLEGSDLDEPMTLTQVVTRFTLRDMMERGESEEELDQVQLMTLHASKGLEFPYVFLVGMEEGLLPHQSSIDEDNVDEERRLAYVGITRAQRELFFTLCKERRQYGELVRPEPSRFLLELPQDDVVWETERKVVSAQERMQKGQTNVASIRAMLAKAKGE; encoded by the coding sequence ATGCGCTTAAACCCCAGCCAACAACACGCCGTCGAATTCGTCACCGGACCTTGTCTGGTGCTGGCGGGCGCAGGTTCAGGCAAGACCCGCGTTATCACCAACAAAATCGCGCACCTTATTCGCCAGTGTGGCTATCAGGCTAAGCACATTGCCGCTGTGACGTTTACCAACAAAGCGGCGCGCGAGATGAAGGAGCGCGTGGCACAGACGCTGGGGCGTAAAGAAACGCGTGGGTTGATGATCGCGACCTTCCATACGCTGGGGTTGGAGATCATCAAACGTGAATACGTCGCGCTTGGCATGAAATCCAACTTCTCCCTGTTTGACGATCAGGACCAGATGGCGCTGCTGAAAGAGCTGACGGAGCAGTGGCTGGAAAACGATAAGGTTTTGCTGCAACAGTTGATCTCGACGATCTCAAACTGGAAAAACGATCTGATCGATCCTGCCGGTGCGGCAGCAACCGCTCGCTCCGAACGCGACAAGCTGTTTGTGCATTGTTACTCGCTCTATCACGACCACCTTCGCGCCTGTAACGTGCTGGACTTCGACGATCTGATTTTGCTGCCCACGCTGTTGCTGAAGCAGAACGCAGAGGTACGTGAACGCTGGCAGAACCGCTTACGTTACCTGCTGGTGGATGAGTATCAGGACACCAACACCAGCCAGTATGAGCTTATTAAGCTGCTGGTTGGCACCCGCGCGCGTTTTACCGTGGTAGGGGATGACGATCAGTCGATTTACTCCTGGCGCGGTGCGCGACCACAGAATCTGGTGTTGCTACAGCAGGATTTTCCCGCGCTTGATGTGATAAAACTGGAACAAAACTACCGCTCATCCGGACGTATTCTGAAAGCCGCCAATATTCTCATCGCCAATAACCCGCACGTTTTTGAAAAACGTTTGTTCTCAGAGCTGGGTTACGGTGACGAACTCAAAGTGATTACCGCTAACAACGAAGATCATGAAGCGGAGCGGGTTGTGGGTGAGCTGATTGCCCATCACTTTATTAAAAAGACCCAGTACGGTGACTATGCCATTTTGTATCGTGGTAACCATCAATCGCGTCTGTTTGAAAAGATGCTGATGCAGAACCGTATTCCGTATCGGATCTCCGGCGGCACGTCGTTTTTCTCCCGACCTGAAATCAAAGATTTACTGGCCTACCTGCGCGTACTGACCAACCCAGACGATGACAGCGCGTTCTTACGCATTGTGAATACGCCTAAGCGTGAGATTGGCCCTGCGACGATGAAGAAGCTGGGCGAGTGGGCAGGGCAGCGCAATAAAGGCCTGTTCAGCGCGAGTTTTGATCTCGGGCTGAGCCAGTCGCTGACCGGGCGTGGGCTGGAATCCCTACAGCGATTTACCCAGTGGCTGGCAGAGATTGCCCGTCTGGCAGAGCGTGAACCGGTTGCCGCCGTGCGAGACCTGATTCATGGGTTGGACTACGAAAGCTGGCTGTATGAAACCTCACCCAGCCCAAAAGCCGCAGAAATGCGGATGAAGAACGTTAATCAGCTATTCAGCTGGATGACTGAAATGCTGGAAGGTTCCGATCTGGATGAACCGATGACACTGACGCAGGTGGTGACGCGCTTCACGCTACGGGACATGATGGAACGTGGAGAGAGTGAAGAGGAACTGGATCAAGTTCAGCTAATGACGCTGCATGCGTCCAAAGGACTCGAATTCCCGTACGTCTTCTTGGTTGGGATGGAAGAAGGTCTGTTGCCGCACCAAAGCAGCATTGACGAAGATAACGTCGACGAAGAGCGCCGTCTGGCATACGTGGGAATTACGCGTGCCCAGCGTGAACTATTTTTCACATTGTGCAAAGAACGCCGCCAGTATGGCGAGTTGGTGCGCCCCGAGCCGAGTCGTTTCCTGCTTGAATTGCCGCAGGATGATGTGGTGTGGGAAACGGAAAGAAAAGTGGTTAGCGCACAAGAACGTATGCAGAAAGGTCAGACGAATGTCGCCAGTATCCGAGCGATGTTAGCAAAAGCCAAAGGGGAGTAA
- the putA gene encoding trifunctional transcriptional regulator/proline dehydrogenase/L-glutamate gamma-semialdehyde dehydrogenase, which yields MGSTTMGVKLDKETRERIKAAAQRIDRTPYWLIKQAIFHYLERLESGLNTPETPPWANVSHIEAEEIMPQSQEEETHPPFLDFAEQVFPQSVIRAAITSVYRRPENELVPILLEQARLTDEMSQLTQKLAYQLAGKLRDQKAGNGRAGIVQGLLQEFSLSSQEGVALMCLAEALLRIPDKSTRDALIRDKISRGNWQAHLGRSPSLFVNAATWGLLFTGKLVATHNEVNLSNSLNCIIGKSGEPLVRKGVDMAMRLMGGQFVTGETMGEALANARERESKGFRYSYDMLGEAALTEHDAAAYLTAYQQAIHAIGKASNGRGIYEGPGISIKLSALHPRYSRPQYDRVMEELYPRLLMLTLLARQYDIGINIDAEEADRLEISLDLLEKLCMEPQLAGWDGVGFVIQAYQKRCPYVIDALIELAQRSRRRLMIRLVKGAYWDSEIKRAQVDGLEGYPVYTRKVYTDVSYLACARKLLAVPNLIYPQFATHNAQTVSAIYHMAGNNYYPGQYEFQCLHGMGEPLYDQVVGAVADGKLNRPCRIYAPVGTHETLLAYLVRRLLENGANTSFVNRIADTSMALETLIADPIRGVEALAKVEWSMGAPHPKIPLPRQLYGRERQNSSGLDLSNEHRLASLSSALLNHASQPWYAAPMIEGESEASEERPVVNPADVHDVVGYVRDASVADVEQAVEAAVHAGTIWFATPPAERAAILNQAASLMERQLQSLLGLLVREAGKSFSNAIAEVREAVDFLRYYAAQVRDTFTNDTYRPLGPVVCISPWNFPLAIFTGQISAALAAGNSVLAKPAEQTPLIAAQAVRILREAGVPLGVLQLLPGQGETIGAALVNDERVRGVVFTGSTTVAKTLQRSIAGRLDPQGRLTPLIAETGGLNAMIVDSSALTEQVVNDVIASAFDSAGQRCSALRLLCLQEDIADRTLAMLRGAMAECRMGNPERLSTDIGPLIDADAKENVELHIQTMRAKGHTVFQEAYPQDEETWRHGMFVKPTLIELCKIDELKKEVFGPVLHVVRYQSQQLDAVIAQINAAGYGLTLGVHTRIDETILRVTGKAKVGNQYVNRNMVGAVVGVQPFGGEGLSGTGPKAGGPLYLYRLLAHRPDDALAAEFAQQNREQALDASARSSLLAGLQAMEDWAIAGERHGLATLCQRYREYSVSGTTRLLPGPTGERNSYTLLPRERILCLADNEDDRLIQTAAVLATGGELLWLEGEQEKTLYGRLPAGVQSHIQFIADWQRQDASFHGVIYHGDADRLRQLSEALAARDGPIIQPLGYAQGDTHVQLERLLTERSLSINTAAAGGNASLMTIG from the coding sequence ATGGGTTCTACCACGATGGGTGTAAAACTCGATAAGGAAACGCGCGAGCGCATCAAGGCGGCAGCACAGCGTATTGATCGCACACCGTACTGGCTGATCAAACAGGCTATTTTCCATTACCTCGAACGCCTCGAAAGTGGCCTCAACACGCCTGAAACACCGCCATGGGCGAACGTCAGCCACATTGAAGCGGAAGAGATTATGCCGCAATCTCAGGAAGAAGAAACCCACCCACCCTTTCTTGATTTCGCCGAGCAGGTTTTTCCTCAGTCCGTTATCCGCGCCGCCATTACCTCTGTTTACCGCCGCCCCGAAAATGAACTGGTGCCTATCTTGCTTGAACAGGCAAGACTTACTGATGAAATGTCGCAGTTAACGCAGAAACTGGCTTATCAACTGGCAGGGAAATTACGCGATCAGAAAGCTGGAAACGGGCGTGCGGGCATTGTGCAAGGGCTGTTACAGGAATTCTCACTTTCTTCTCAGGAAGGGGTAGCGCTGATGTGTTTAGCCGAAGCGCTGCTGCGTATTCCTGATAAATCCACGCGTGATGCGCTGATCCGCGACAAGATCAGTCGGGGAAATTGGCAGGCGCATCTTGGCCGCAGCCCGTCACTCTTTGTAAATGCTGCAACTTGGGGGCTGCTGTTTACCGGAAAGCTGGTGGCGACGCACAACGAAGTGAACCTGTCGAATTCGCTGAACTGCATCATCGGGAAAAGCGGTGAACCGCTTGTCCGCAAAGGTGTCGATATGGCTATGCGGCTGATGGGGGGGCAGTTTGTCACGGGAGAAACCATGGGTGAAGCGCTGGCGAATGCCCGCGAACGGGAGAGTAAAGGCTTCCGTTACTCTTACGATATGTTAGGTGAAGCCGCGCTGACGGAGCACGATGCCGCCGCCTATCTGACGGCCTATCAACAGGCGATTCATGCTATCGGCAAAGCCTCGAACGGGCGTGGGATTTACGAAGGGCCGGGTATCTCCATCAAGCTGTCGGCGCTGCATCCCCGCTATAGCCGGCCGCAGTATGATCGCGTGATGGAAGAGCTTTATCCGCGTTTGTTGATGCTGACGTTGCTAGCGCGCCAATACGATATTGGGATCAATATTGACGCGGAGGAAGCCGATCGACTGGAGATCTCGCTCGATCTGCTGGAAAAACTCTGCATGGAGCCGCAGTTGGCGGGGTGGGACGGCGTTGGGTTTGTCATTCAGGCTTATCAGAAACGCTGCCCGTATGTGATTGATGCGCTGATTGAACTGGCACAGCGCAGCCGTCGGCGGCTGATGATTCGTCTGGTGAAAGGAGCGTACTGGGACAGTGAAATCAAGCGCGCGCAGGTTGACGGGCTGGAAGGTTATCCAGTCTACACGCGTAAGGTGTATACCGATGTGTCGTATCTGGCGTGCGCTCGGAAGCTGCTTGCCGTACCGAATCTGATTTACCCGCAGTTTGCCACGCACAACGCGCAGACGGTAAGCGCGATCTACCACATGGCGGGTAACAATTATTATCCTGGGCAGTATGAGTTCCAGTGCCTGCACGGCATGGGTGAACCGCTCTACGATCAGGTGGTGGGCGCGGTGGCTGACGGCAAGCTGAACCGTCCGTGTCGTATTTATGCTCCGGTCGGAACCCATGAAACGCTGCTGGCTTATCTGGTGCGACGCTTGCTGGAAAACGGCGCGAATACCTCATTTGTTAACCGCATTGCAGATACCTCAATGGCGCTGGAAACGCTGATTGCCGATCCGATTCGTGGCGTAGAGGCGCTGGCAAAAGTGGAATGGAGCATGGGCGCACCGCATCCCAAGATTCCTCTGCCACGTCAGCTATATGGGCGGGAACGGCAAAATTCGAGTGGGCTGGATCTCTCGAACGAGCATCGGCTGGCTTCACTCTCCAGCGCGTTGCTAAATCACGCGTCACAGCCGTGGTACGCCGCGCCGATGATTGAGGGGGAAAGCGAGGCAAGTGAAGAAAGGCCTGTCGTGAATCCCGCCGATGTACATGATGTGGTGGGCTATGTTCGCGATGCCTCCGTGGCAGATGTTGAGCAGGCGGTAGAAGCCGCAGTGCATGCGGGCACTATCTGGTTTGCGACGCCGCCCGCAGAGCGGGCCGCGATATTGAATCAGGCTGCCTCGCTGATGGAAAGGCAGTTGCAAAGCCTGCTCGGGCTGCTGGTGCGGGAAGCGGGTAAATCTTTCAGTAACGCGATTGCGGAAGTGCGCGAAGCGGTGGACTTCTTACGTTATTACGCGGCTCAGGTTCGGGACACGTTCACCAATGATACCTATCGTCCGCTGGGGCCAGTGGTTTGCATCAGTCCGTGGAATTTCCCGCTGGCGATCTTCACCGGACAAATTTCTGCCGCACTGGCGGCTGGAAACAGCGTGCTGGCGAAGCCCGCTGAACAGACCCCGCTGATTGCGGCGCAGGCGGTGCGTATTTTACGGGAAGCGGGTGTCCCTCTGGGCGTGCTGCAACTGCTGCCCGGACAGGGAGAAACGATTGGTGCGGCGTTGGTGAACGATGAACGGGTACGCGGCGTGGTGTTTACTGGATCGACGACTGTTGCCAAAACCCTGCAACGCAGCATCGCGGGCAGGCTCGATCCACAGGGGCGTTTGACGCCGCTGATTGCCGAAACGGGTGGCCTGAATGCGATGATTGTCGATTCGTCTGCGCTGACGGAGCAGGTGGTGAATGACGTTATCGCTTCTGCATTCGACAGCGCCGGACAGCGTTGCTCGGCGCTGCGCCTGCTGTGCCTGCAAGAGGATATTGCGGATCGCACTCTGGCTATGCTGCGTGGCGCGATGGCGGAGTGTCGAATGGGGAATCCTGAACGGTTATCGACCGATATCGGTCCGCTGATTGACGCGGATGCGAAAGAGAACGTGGAACTGCATATCCAGACGATGCGGGCGAAAGGCCATACGGTATTTCAGGAAGCGTATCCGCAGGATGAGGAGACGTGGCGGCACGGGATGTTTGTGAAACCGACCCTGATAGAACTGTGCAAGATAGACGAGCTGAAAAAAGAAGTTTTTGGTCCAGTTTTACACGTCGTTCGCTATCAAAGCCAGCAGTTGGATGCAGTGATTGCGCAGATCAACGCGGCGGGATACGGTCTTACGCTGGGTGTGCATACCCGCATTGATGAAACTATCTTGCGTGTGACGGGCAAGGCGAAAGTGGGTAATCAATATGTGAACCGCAATATGGTCGGTGCCGTTGTCGGCGTTCAACCGTTTGGCGGGGAAGGCTTATCGGGAACCGGGCCAAAGGCGGGCGGGCCGCTTTACCTGTATCGCTTGCTGGCACATCGGCCAGACGACGCGCTTGCGGCAGAATTCGCACAACAGAACCGTGAGCAGGCGCTGGATGCATCTGCCCGATCGTCGCTGTTGGCGGGGCTACAGGCGATGGAAGACTGGGCGATTGCCGGGGAGCGTCACGGGCTGGCGACGTTATGCCAGCGCTACAGAGAATATAGCGTCAGCGGGACAACGCGACTGCTGCCTGGCCCGACTGGGGAACGTAATTCCTATACGCTGTTGCCGCGTGAGCGGATTCTGTGTCTGGCGGATAATGAGGACGATCGCTTGATTCAGACGGCGGCGGTGCTGGCGACGGGCGGGGAGTTGTTGTGGTTGGAAGGCGAGCAGGAGAAAACGCTCTATGGCCGTTTACCCGCAGGCGTGCAGTCGCATATTCAGTTCATCGCTGACTGGCAGCGGCAAGACGCGTCTTTTCATGGCGTCATTTATCATGGGGATGCCGATCGGTTACGGCAACTGAGTGAGGCGCTTGCAGCGCGCGACGGCCCGATTATCCAGCCGTTAGGCTATGCGCAGGGCGATACCCACGTTCAGTTGGAGCGTCTGTTGACCGAACGTTCTCTGAGTATCAATACCGCCGCCGCGGGCGGTAATGCCAGCCTGATGACGATAGGGTAG
- the ilvC gene encoding ketol-acid reductoisomerase, with protein MANYFNTLNLRQQLDQLGKCRFMGRDEFADEASYLKGKKVVIVGCGAQGLNQGLNMRDSGLDIAYALRAEAIAEKRASWRKATENGFTVGTYEDLIPQADLVVNLTPDKQHSAVVQAVQPLMKQGAALGYSHGFNIVEVGEQIRKDITVVMVAPKCPGTEVREEYKRGFGVPTLIAVHPENDPKGEGMAIAKAWAAATGGHRAGVLQSSFVAEVKSDLMGEQTILCGMLQAGSLLSFDKLVAEGTDPAYAEKLIQFGWETITEALKQGGITLMMDRLSNPAKLRAYALSEQLKGIMAPLFQKHMDDIISGEFSSGMMADWANDDVKLLTWREETGQTAFENAPQFDGKIAEQEYFDNGVLMVAMVKAGVELAFETMVSSGIIEESAYYESLHELPLIANTIARKRLYEMNVVISDTAEYGNYLFANAAVPLLKEAFMASLQPGDLGKAVAGTEVDNAQLRDVNEAIRNHPIETVGHTLRGYMKDMKRIAVAG; from the coding sequence ATGGCTAACTATTTCAACACATTAAACCTGCGTCAGCAGCTGGATCAATTGGGCAAGTGCCGCTTTATGGGGCGTGATGAATTTGCCGATGAGGCGAGCTACCTGAAAGGGAAGAAAGTGGTGATCGTCGGCTGTGGTGCTCAGGGTCTGAACCAGGGTCTGAACATGCGCGATTCTGGTCTGGATATCGCTTACGCCCTGCGTGCTGAAGCGATTGCCGAAAAACGTGCATCATGGCGCAAAGCGACCGAAAACGGCTTCACCGTCGGTACATACGAAGATCTGATCCCGCAGGCTGATCTGGTGGTTAACCTGACGCCGGACAAACAGCACTCTGCAGTCGTTCAGGCGGTACAACCGCTGATGAAACAGGGCGCAGCGCTGGGCTACTCTCACGGTTTCAACATCGTTGAAGTGGGCGAGCAAATCCGTAAAGACATCACCGTCGTGATGGTGGCACCGAAGTGCCCAGGTACAGAAGTACGTGAAGAATACAAACGTGGTTTCGGCGTACCAACGCTGATCGCGGTTCACCCAGAAAACGATCCGAAAGGCGAAGGCATGGCCATCGCTAAAGCTTGGGCTGCGGCCACCGGCGGTCACCGTGCTGGCGTTCTGCAATCTTCTTTCGTTGCAGAAGTGAAATCTGACCTGATGGGTGAGCAAACCATTCTGTGTGGTATGTTGCAAGCGGGCTCGCTGCTGAGCTTCGACAAACTGGTTGCTGAAGGCACCGATCCGGCTTATGCAGAAAAACTGATTCAGTTCGGCTGGGAAACCATCACCGAAGCGCTGAAGCAAGGCGGGATCACGCTGATGATGGATCGCCTGTCTAACCCAGCGAAACTGCGTGCTTACGCACTGTCTGAGCAGCTGAAAGGCATCATGGCTCCGCTGTTCCAGAAACACATGGACGACATCATCTCCGGCGAATTCTCCAGCGGCATGATGGCTGACTGGGCGAATGATGACGTGAAACTGCTGACCTGGCGTGAAGAGACGGGCCAAACTGCATTCGAAAACGCGCCGCAGTTCGACGGTAAAATCGCTGAGCAGGAATACTTTGATAACGGCGTGCTGATGGTTGCGATGGTGAAAGCGGGCGTTGAGCTGGCGTTTGAAACCATGGTGAGCTCTGGCATCATCGAAGAGTCGGCTTACTACGAATCACTGCATGAGCTGCCACTGATCGCCAACACCATTGCGCGTAAGCGTCTGTATGAAATGAACGTGGTTATCTCTGATACCGCAGAATACGGCAACTACCTGTTCGCTAATGCTGCCGTTCCGTTGCTGAAAGAGGCGTTCATGGCCTCTCTGCAACCGGGCGATCTGGGCAAAGCGGTCGCGGGTACCGAAGTGGACAACGCACAGCTGCGTGATGTTAACGAAGCTATCCGTAACCACCCAATCGAAACCGTAGGCCACACGCTGCGCGGTTACATGAAAGACATGAAGCGTATCGCTGTTGCGGGTTAA
- a CDS encoding lysozyme inhibitor LprI family protein, with amino-acid sequence MKIAFTALIAAGVTLAALSHTAQAASFPCEKAASAQEKLICASPLLGQLDEELAQAWKTSRASLTAYDNSAPWEKTLNQFQRSWLTTRDQCKDEDCLRQRYQQQLNRLRYLNDIAQHALPSPITPVKSTACFHGSFSYEYVMSGLSAEEYRDLGDYFREMYDQKAPYHAVSLTMTNQRGKIEGGASIAFRYGNKLDDSAFTARQMSDVQAIGKGESSFGQQVKLLLTCIDDDHLQIATFGSNREEGYLFNTLLERDKTPQDQQKTP; translated from the coding sequence ATGAAGATAGCCTTCACTGCCCTCATCGCCGCAGGGGTGACGTTGGCCGCCCTCAGCCACACTGCGCAAGCCGCCAGTTTTCCCTGCGAAAAAGCCGCCTCAGCGCAGGAGAAGCTGATTTGCGCCAGCCCGCTGCTCGGGCAGCTTGATGAAGAACTGGCACAGGCATGGAAGACCTCCCGTGCGTCCCTGACGGCGTACGACAACAGCGCACCGTGGGAAAAAACGCTCAACCAGTTTCAACGCAGTTGGCTGACCACCCGCGATCAATGCAAAGACGAAGACTGTCTGCGCCAACGCTATCAGCAGCAGTTAAACCGGCTGCGCTATCTGAATGACATCGCGCAGCACGCACTCCCTTCGCCGATTACGCCCGTGAAAAGCACCGCTTGTTTCCACGGATCATTCAGCTATGAGTATGTGATGTCAGGGCTTTCTGCCGAAGAGTACCGCGATCTGGGGGATTATTTTCGGGAAATGTATGACCAGAAAGCGCCCTACCACGCCGTCAGCCTGACGATGACCAACCAGCGCGGCAAGATTGAAGGCGGCGCGTCCATTGCATTCCGCTACGGTAACAAGCTGGATGATTCTGCCTTCACGGCCCGCCAGATGAGCGATGTACAAGCGATTGGCAAAGGCGAAAGCAGCTTCGGTCAGCAGGTGAAATTACTGCTCACTTGCATTGACGACGATCATCTGCAAATCGCCACCTTCGGCAGCAATCGGGAAGAAGGTTACCTGTTTAACACTTTGCTGGAGCGCGATAAAACCCCACAGGATCAGCAGAAAACACCGTAG